A genomic region of Hirundo rustica isolate bHirRus1 chromosome 12, bHirRus1.pri.v3, whole genome shotgun sequence contains the following coding sequences:
- the SHISA5 gene encoding protein shisa-5 isoform X3: MDVYPFGTLIAIGVTVFAVIVITIILCLTCSCCCLYKACRRPRPVVTTTATTTVVHSAYPQQPAVPPNYPAAPYQGYQPVAVQPQPGMPVAPYPAQYPPPYPMQPAGPPAYHETVAAGAGAPYPTQPPYNPAYMDPQKPTY, from the exons TTTTGGAACTCTTATTGCCATCGGAGTTACTGTTTTTGCAGTGATTGTCATTACTATTATTCTGTGCCTCACCTGTTCCTGTTGCTGTCTCTACAAAGCATGTCGAAGACCACGGC CTGTGGTgaccaccactgccaccacgACGGTGGTTCACTCTGCGTACCCCCAGCAGCCAGCGGTGCCACCCAACTACCCAGCAGCTCCATACCAAGGCTACCAGCCCGTGGCTGTCCAGCCCCAGCCGGGGATGCCGGTGGCTCCGTACCCTGCTCAGTACCCTCCCCCTTACCCCATGCAGCCAGCAGGACCCCCGGCCTACCATGAAACTGTGGCAG ctggtgctggagccCCTTACCCCACCCAGCCCCCTTACAACCCTGCTTACATGGATCCTCAGAAGCCCACCTATTGA
- the SHISA5 gene encoding protein shisa-5 isoform X4 yields the protein MGFGTLIAIGVTVFAVIVITIILCLTCSCCCLYKACRRPRPVVTTTATTTVVHSAYPQQPAVPPNYPAAPYQGYQPVAVQPQPGMPVAPYPAQYPPPYPMQPAGPPAYHETVAAGAGAPYPTQPPYNPAYMDPQKPTY from the exons TTTTGGAACTCTTATTGCCATCGGAGTTACTGTTTTTGCAGTGATTGTCATTACTATTATTCTGTGCCTCACCTGTTCCTGTTGCTGTCTCTACAAAGCATGTCGAAGACCACGGC CTGTGGTgaccaccactgccaccacgACGGTGGTTCACTCTGCGTACCCCCAGCAGCCAGCGGTGCCACCCAACTACCCAGCAGCTCCATACCAAGGCTACCAGCCCGTGGCTGTCCAGCCCCAGCCGGGGATGCCGGTGGCTCCGTACCCTGCTCAGTACCCTCCCCCTTACCCCATGCAGCCAGCAGGACCCCCGGCCTACCATGAAACTGTGGCAG ctggtgctggagccCCTTACCCCACCCAGCCCCCTTACAACCCTGCTTACATGGATCCTCAGAAGCCCACCTATTGA